The DNA window CCGAGCTCGACCGCCTCGTTGATCGCGACCGCGAACGGGATATCGCTCCCGTGGGACAGCTCGTACGCGCCGAGACGCAGGATGTTCCGGTCCACCAGCGCCATCCGTTCCACGCGCCAGTGCTCCGCCGCCTCCCCGATGAGGGTGTCGATCCCGGCGAGGCGCTCCCACACACCGCGGACCGCCTTGGCGTAGTACTCCGCGTCGGAGGGAGGATCGGAGGCCAGCGCGAACAGGGTCATGGCCTCGTCCGGTCCGGCCCCCAGCGCGTCCATCATGAAGAGGGTCTGGAACACCTTTTCCCGGGATTCCCTGCGCACGGACGCTTCGCCTTCCCGGGGACCGTCGCGCTCACATCCGGCGGAGCAGGCTGACCATTTCGAGGGCGGACTGGGCCGCCTCGGCCCCCTTGTTCCCCGCCTTCGCGCCGGCGCGTTCGATCGCCTGCTCCACGGTGTCCGTCGTGAGCACGCCGAACGAGACGGGGATCCCCGTCTCCAACATCACCTGGGCGATTCCCTTCGTAACCTCGGAGCTCAGGTAGTCGAAATGCGGGGTGCCTCCGCGGATCAGCGCGCCGAGTGCG is part of the Deltaproteobacteria bacterium CG2_30_66_27 genome and encodes:
- a CDS encoding transcription antitermination factor NusB; protein product: MRRESREKVFQTLFMMDALGAGPDEAMTLFALASDPPSDAEYYAKAVRGVWERLAGIDTLIGEAAEHWRVERMALVDRNILRLGAYELSHGSDIPFAVAINEAVELGKRFGSEESGAFINGILDRVSEIVRKKTAEGSA
- a CDS encoding 6,7-dimethyl-8-ribityllumazine synthase, producing MVRVIEGDLQGQGVKVSIVVSRFNGFITDRLLEGALDALKRHGVEEKGITVVRVPGAFEIPLGVRRAAGRKVDAVIALGALIRGGTPHFDYLSSEVTKGIAQVMLETGIPVSFGVLTTDTVEQAIERAGAKAGNKGAEAAQSALEMVSLLRRM